A single region of the Eleginops maclovinus isolate JMC-PN-2008 ecotype Puerto Natales chromosome 4, JC_Emac_rtc_rv5, whole genome shotgun sequence genome encodes:
- the marchf7 gene encoding E3 ubiquitin-protein ligase MARCH7, whose product MDSRSRRLPFCLPSSRSSYTSSPTVSSSSLSSSRLYSRDSVLNNDRLPRASSAYKTDLDNQSSRLLSSSRDYSSTDSRSSSWKLPSSLTTSSRSYDRPWAESSLSSRSKLTDSEARLGMRSGLLNVTDDGDSKRAKMSYSNRGLYSRTPSTSVTGSTYSSTGLSSGRATSEKQKDTYDSSWSSCRLLSRSSSSSSSSNPLYRRELETKNDPALSSLGERRNRTTGLASSLYPTDRVTSTYAQGARPKETTYSPSFSSSSYSSSARESSLNSHLSPSSSYRSSPLVRDSTRTPSRFLSSSSTLHSSPEPTRNPVPSSNISSSYSSHTSRFATALPRPEAPLPARPAPEGGESDSRSSTRRLLSRLFSRRSSQDSSSGSSSVRSLDDDSPSTGGESVDSEEGARVSSVEPIVGGSESGLGSLRNRRADLAPIQEINDGHRSSQAPSRTTQWREPGVGSSNTTTSSSSGGGSSYSWLSSSLRGRCPPLLSRLRRHTLGENAHSAAAGLEEGYSRPQHLLRRWDDHENKVTQEDDDDNDDDGEDDDDEEEEEEDDDEGAVGLEAFSAGHPCRLEGETLPELEDAAVDFPPHRRVYDNLAAHMGALGAVGQLDGQKEKPVVSADQEKLRKIKERLLLEDSDEEEGDLCRICQMGEESVTNPLIQPCRCIGSLQYVHQDCIKRWLRSKIGSGTNLEAIATCELCKEKLRLNIDNFDIQELYRTHVQSEYDEFISSGLYLVVLLHFCEQRFSDVLGAVDAAGLFNLVRILHEHMDNLEIPNGESDEELRDNRPSIDFSDLDDDLEEEY is encoded by the exons ATGGACTCTAGGTCTCGCAGACTTCCTTTCTGTCTGCCCAGCTCAAGGTCATCCTACACATCGAGTCCAACAGTCTCCTCCTCATCACTGTCCTCCAGCAGGTTGTACAGTAGGGACTCTGTGCTGAACAATGACCGCCTTCCGAGAGCATCATCAGCTTACAAGACAGACCTTGACAACCAG AGTTCTCGTCTCCTGAGCTCATCCAGAGACTACAGCAGCACTGACAGTCGCTCCAGCAGCTGGAAGTTACCCTCGTCTCTGACGACCTCCAGCAGATCCTATGATCGCCCCTGGGCTGAATCCTCTCTCAGCAGCAGGAGCAAACTG ACCGATTCTGAGGCCAGGTTGGGGATGCGCTCCGGGCTGTTGAACGTCACTGATGATGGTGATTCTAAAAGGGCAAAAATGTCATACAGCAACAGAGGACTGTACTCGAGAACACCCAGCACCTCCGTTACAGGATCCACCTATTCCAGTACTGGGCTCAGCAGTGGCAGAG CTacaagtgaaaaacaaaaggacacaTATGATTCATCGTGGAGCTCGTGCCGTTTACTCTCAcggtcttcctcctcctcgtcctcgtcCAATCCACTGTACAGGAGAGAGCTCGAGACAAAGAATGACCCTGCTCTCTCAAGTTTGGGGGAAAGAAGGAACAGGACTACTGGATTGGCTTCCTCATTGT ATCCGACAGACAGGGTGACCTCCACATATGCCCAGGGAGCTCGGCCTAAAGAGACTACATactctccttccttctcttcctcctcctactcctcctctgCTAGAGAAAGCTCCCTCAATAGCCACCtctcaccttcctcttcctACCGCTCTTCACCTCTAGTGCGCGACAGCACCAGAACCCCTTCCCGTTTCTTGAGTAGCTCATCCACCCTCCACTCATCTCCAGAACCAACGAGGAACCCTGTCCCCTCCTCAAATatctcctcctcctactcctcacACACCTCCAGGTTCGCGACTGCGCTGCCCAGACCAGAGGCCCCGCTCCCTGCGAGGCCAGCTCCTGAAGGCGGTGAGTCAGACAGCCGTAGCTCCACCCGACGCCTTCTGTCCCGTCTCTTTTCACGCCGCTCCAGCCAGGACTCTTCCAGCGGTTCCTCCAGTGTTCGCTCACTCGATGATGACAGCCCTTCCACGGGTGGAGAGTCTGTGGACAGTGAGGAGGGGGCCAGGGTATCCAGTGTGGAGCCCATAGTTGGAGGCTCAGAGTCGGGCTTGGGGAGCCTCAGGAACCGCAGAGCAGACCTCGCCCCTATCCAGGAAATCAACGACGGCCATCGCAGCAGTCAGGCTCCGTCCAGAACAACGCAGTGGAGAGAACCTGGCGTCGGCAGTAGTaacaccaccaccagcagcagcagtgggggaGGCAGCAGCTACTCCTggctttcctcctccctccgcGGCCGctgccctcccctcctctcccgcCTCAGGAGACACACTCTGGGTGAGAAtgcacactctgctgctgcaggcttGGAAGAAGGCTACAGCCGTCCGCAGCACCTACTGAGGAGGTGGGACGATCATGAGAATAAAGTAACACAGGAAGATGacgatgataatgatgatgatggtgaagacgatgacgatgaggaggaggaggaggaagatgacgATGAAGGAGCGGTTGGTTTAGAGGCCTTTTCTGCGGGTCATCCCTGCAGACTTGAGGGTGAAACGTTACCTGAACTCGAGGATGCAGCAGTTGATTTTCCGCCCCACCGCAGAGTGTACGACAACCTTGCGGCTCATATGGGAGCTCTGGGGGCCGTGGGCCAGCTGGACGGCCAGAAGGAGAAACCTGTGGTCAGTGCAGATCAGGAGAAGCTGCGCAAGATCAAGGAGAG ACTGCTGTTGGAGGACTcagatgaagaagaaggagacCTGTGCCGAATCTGCCAGATGGGGGAGGAATCGGTCACCAACCCCCTGATTCAGCCCTGCCGCTGTATAGGCAGTCTGCAGTACGTCCATCAGGATTGCATCAAGAGGTGGCTCCGCTCCAAAATTGGCTCCG GCACTAACCTTGAGGCCATAGCAACCTGTGAGCTCTGCAAGGAGAAGCTGCGTTTGAACATAGACAACTTTGACATCCAGGAGTTATACAGGACACATGTGCAA TCAGAATATGATGAGTTCATCAGCAGCGGCCTCTACCTGGTGGTGCTGCTGCATTTCTGTGAACAGAGGTTCTCGGATGTGCTGGGAGCAGTCGATGCAGCTGgg TTATTCAACCTGGTGAGAATCCTTCATGAACACATGGACAATCTGGAAA TTCCTAATGGGGAAAGTGACGAGGAGCTGCGAGACAACCGACCGTCTATTGACTTTTCTGACCTGGACGACGATCTTGAAGAGGAGTATTAA